A window of the Canis lupus baileyi chromosome 1, mCanLup2.hap1, whole genome shotgun sequence genome harbors these coding sequences:
- the BCAM gene encoding basal cell adhesion molecule has product MEPRDGRARARRAPRLLVLALLLGAHPGAQAEVRLSVPSLVEVMKGEPVALNCTPLGTHDHFVLEWFLADRSGVRHRLASAELQGSELQGRVLDSRGRSPPYQLDSRGRLVLTEAQVGDEQNYVCVVRAGAAGTAEATTRLQMFAKPEATEVSPNRGILSVVDDSAQEIATCNSRNGNPAPQITWYRNGQPLEVPLEVNTEGYMTIRTVREASGLQSLTSTLYLRLHKADRDASFHCSVRYHLPTGQHGRLDSPAFHLTLHYPTERVQFWVGSPSTTEGWVREGDSVQLFCRGDGSPSPEYTFFRLQDKQEDVLKTNLEGNLTLEGVQRGQSGTYGCRVEDYDAADDAELSKTLELRVAYLDPLELSTGEELSLHLGNSTAVNCSVQGLPTPALRWTKDSVPLGTGPTLSLSSITFDAAGTYICEASMPTVPLLSRTQSFRLLVQGPPQLRAEETQPKTEGSWMEGEEVRLVCSARGYPEPKLSWSQLGGSPAEPALQGQGWVSSSLTLKVTSALSRDGVSCEASNPHGKKQHVFHFGSVTPQTAQAGVAVMAVAVSVGLLLLVVAAFYCMRRKGRPGCCRRGEKGTPPAGEPELSHSGSERPEQTGLLMGGASGGARHGSGGFGDEC; this is encoded by the exons ATGGAGCCCCGGGACGGCCGGGCCCGGGCGCGCAGGGCCCCGCGGCTCCTGGTGCTCGCGCTCCTGCTGGGGGCGCACCCAG GTGCCCAAGCTGAGGTGCGCTTGTCTGTGCCCTCCCTGGTGGAGGTGATGAAGGGGGAGCCCGTCGCCCTGAACTGCACCCCCTTGGGGACCCACGACCATTTTGTGCTGGAATGGTTCCTG GCAGACCGCTCTGGGGTCCGCCACCGCCTGGCCTCGGCCGAGCTGCAGGGCTCCGAGCTGCAGGGTCGGGTGCTCGACTCCCGGGGCCGCAGCCCCCCGTACCAGCTGGACTCGCGCGGCCGCCTGGTGCTGACGGAGGCGCAGGTGGGTGATGAGCAGAACTACGTGTGCGTGGTgagggcgggcgcggcgggcacCGCCGAGGCCACCACGCGGCTCCAAATGTTCG CAAAACCAGAGGCCACGGAGGTCTCCCCCAACAGAGGGATCCTGTCTGTGGTGGATGACTCTGCCCAGGAG ATCGCCACCTGCAACAGCCGCAATGGGAACCCGGCCCCCCAGATCACGTGGTATCGGAACGGGCAGCCGCTAGAGGTGCCCTTGGAGGTGAACACAG AGGGCTACATGACCATCCGCACCGTCCGGGAGGCCTCGGGCCTGCAGTCTCTCACCAGCACCCTCTACCTGCGGCTCCACAAGGCCGACCGGGATGCCAGCTTCCACTGCTCGGTCCGTTACCACCTGCCCACGGGCCAGCACGGCCGCCTGGACAGCCCGGCCTTCCACCTCACCCTGCACT ATCCCACGGAGCGTGTGCAGTTCTGGGTGGGCAGCCCGTCTACCACCGAGGGCTGGGTGCGCGAGGGTGACTCTGTCCAGCTGTTTTGCCGGGGGGACGGCAGCCCCAGtccagaatacacatttttccgcCTTCAG GACAAGCAGGAGGACGTGCTGAAAACAAATCTTGAGGGGAACTTGACCCTGGAGGGGGTTCAGCGGGGCCAGAGCGGGACCTACGGCTGCAGGGTGGAGGACTACGATGCTGCTGATGATGCGGAGCTCTCCAAAACCCTGGAGCTGCGCGTGGCCT ACCTGGACCCCCTTGAGCTCAGCACCGGGGAGGAGCTTTCCTTACACCTGGGCAACAGCACAGCCGTGAACTGCTCCGTGCAAGGtctgcccacccctgccctgcgcTGGACCAAG gACTCCGTCCCGCTGGGGACCGGCCCCACACTCTCGCTGAGCTCCATCACCTTCGACGCCGCGGGCACCTACATCTGTGAGGCCTCCATGCCCACCGTCCCCCTCCTCAGCCGCACCCAGAGCTTCAGGCTGCTGGTCCAAG GGCCACCTCAATTGAGGGCAGAAGAGACTCAGCCCAAGACAGAGGGCAGCTGGATGGAAGGAGAAGAAGTCAGGCTGGTCTGCTCTGCCCGCGGTTACCCGGAGCCCAAACTCAGTTGGAGCCAATTGGGCGGCAGT CCAGCAGAGCCGGCCCTCCAAGGACAGGGCTGGGTGAGCAGCTCCCTGACCCTGAAAGTGACCAGTGCCCTGAGCCGAGACGGTGTTTCCTGCGAGGCCTCCAACCCCCACGGGAAGAAGCAGCACGTCTTCCACTTCGGCTCTG TGACCCCCCAGACCGCCCAGGCCGGAGTGGCTGTCATGGCCGTGGCCGTCAGCGTGGGCCTCCTGCTCCTCGTGGTTGCTGCCTTCTATTGCATGAGACGCAAGGGTCGCCCTGGCTGCTGCCGGCGGGGGGAGAAGGGGACTCC GCCAGCTGGGGAGCCagagctgagccactcagggtcaGAGCGGCCTGAGCAGACGGGCCTTCTTATGGGAGGTGCCTCTGGAGGAGCCAGGCATGGCAGCGGGGGCTTTGGAGATGAG TGCTGA